Sequence from the Mycobacterium florentinum genome:
TTTGACGGAATCCTCGGACAGGCCAGGGGCTCACAGGATTCCAGCTTGGCCATCGCCGAGTGCCCGGTACCGGTGATCGGTTGCATCCACGGTTACTGCGTCGGGGTGGGGGTGCTGCTGGCCGGCACCTGCGACGTGCTCATAGGCTGTGCCGCAACAAAGTTCGTGCTCGCCGAGGTCGACAACGGAGCCACCACCGGTGGCGTGCAGGCGCTCGGCCTGCTCCCCGAGAAGCGGATTCGCGCCGCGATGTTCACCTGTGAACCGATCGACATCTCCGAGCTGTACGCCTACGGCAGCGTCTACCACGTGGAACCGACCGTGGCGGCCACGGTGGACAGGGCCAGGGAGATCGCCGCGACCATTGCGAAAAAGACGCCCCGGGTGGTGCGCGCGCTGAAACAGTCGCTGAACAACACCGCCGCTCGCGACCTACGCACGCTGTATCGACAGGAGCTCAGCTACACCTTCGAGCTCAACATGCTTGGCGACGCCTCGGCTGCCCGGCAGACCTTCCTGGATCGCACCCGCGCGGGCTATCTGGACGGCGCCTGATCGGCTCAGGCCGTCGTCGCCGGTTCCAGCCGCACCGGTAGCGCGGCGGCGAAACCGGTGAGCACGCGTGGACCCGGAGTGAACGTGGCGGGCATCGCAAGATAGCCGTTGACCAGAGGGATTGTCGGGTACTGACGTACCTGCTCGTGGTCGACAACGTAGTCGGGCATCCGATGAAGGACCTCGCCGAGCAGCACGGTCAGCTCCATCGGCGCCAAGAACGATCCGAGGCAGCGGTGCACGCCGAACCCGAACGACAAGTGCTTGCCGCTGTTCTCGCGGTCCAGAAGCACCTCGTCGGGGTGCACAAAGATGTCTGGATCGAGGTTGGCCCCACCGATCGCGCAGTACACGCGATCGCCCGGAATGAATCGGTGGCCTTGGATCTCAACGGGTTTGGCGACGGTGCGAGCTACCCCGGTACCCGGAGGAAAGTAGCGCAGCATCTCGTCGATGGCCGACGGAATCCGGTCCGGGTCGGCGATCAACGTCTCGCGGTCGCCGGGATGCGCGCCCAGATAGCCGAACATGTGCGCGATCAGCGCGGTCGAGGTGTCAATGCCGCCGTTGAGCAACATGAACAACAACTCGGTGACCATCTCGTCGTCGAGCGGTTCGCCATTGACCTCACCGGTCAGCAACGCGTCGACCAGATCGCCGCGTTCGCCGGCGGTCGCTCGCCGCTCGACGACGGTAGCTCGCACGTCCTCGACGAGCGCCACGAGATCGCGCGCCGAACCCTTTTCCCGGTACACGGCCTTGTGCAACGTCGTGGCGTACTGCTCCCACTTGTCCAGTGAGAGGCCAAAGTAGTCGAGGGACACCATCGCGGGCAGCGGATTCGCGATCTGATCCACGAAATCGACACTGCCGGAGTCGATGACGCGGTCGATCGTCCAGGACACGATCTCTTGCATCCTTGGCCGGTAAGCGTCGATCGCCTTGCGCGACAACAGCGGTGCCAGCAACTTGCGGTAGGCCTGGGATACCGGCGGGTCCATCTCCATCATGCCCATGCGAACGGGGTTGGTAGGCACCGTCGCACCGCCCCGCACGACGTCGTCACCGAACGACAGATCACGGCCGCTGACGAATGTCTCGGGGTCGGCCAGCACCTTTTTGATGTCGTCGTAGCGGGTCAGTACCGAGAAACCGTCGTGTCGATCGCTATGAGCCACAGGACAGCGCTGCCGCATGTCGGCATACAGGCCGCGCCAATGCTGGGCGAAGTCTTGCGAGTGATGGTCGAACTGATCCACTGGGCCTCTCCCGGGCTCTCCCGATCCGGATGGCAACGTTGGCCACGGTACCAAACGGCGTTTGGTATAGCAAGGTTGCCTGCCAGCCGTTGGCGACCTTCGCATGCCGTTCTTGTTCCGCTGTACCGATATTGCGCGGCATGTTCAACCAAACGTCATATGGTTATGATGAGCGCACCCCGCTGTGCCGCATGAAACGTTGAAGGGGATGGGCGATGGGCATCGAGCACCATGCGACCGATGTTGTGCATTATCACGCGCGTCGCCGGCCGGATCGGCCCGCGATCGAGGATGTCCGTTCCGGGGCGGTGCACACGTGGCGGGAACTCGAGGACCGGGTCGCCGGTTTGGCCGGGGCGCTCGCCGACGACCTGGGCGTCGGTCGCGGCGACCGGGTCGCGGTGCTGGCCGCCAATCACCCCTGGGTATTGATCTTGCAGTTCGCGTGCATGCGGATCGGGGCGATGTTGGTTCCGCTGAATTTTCGCCTGGCGCAGCCCGAGCTCGAATTCTGCTGCGCGGACTCCGAACCCGCCGTGCTCGTCCACGACGCGGCCTGGGCGGACACGGCCGCGCGAGTAGGCGCCGCCGCGCGGGTTCCCCGGCTGGCATCGTTCGGTGTCGAGGACGCTGGGTACGACATCGTCGCGGGCGCGGAACACTCGGCGCCCCGCCGCGCGGCGCCGGTCGTGGCGGTCACCGATCCGGTCCAGTTGATCTACACCTCGGGAACCACGGGACGCCCGAAGGCGGCGATCTGTACGCACCGGATGCTGCACTACCAGATGCTGAATTCGCTCGACCCATATGAATTGACTTCCGACAGCCGCTATCTGGCAGTCCTTCCGTTCTTCCACGCTGCGGGCCTGAACAGCATGACGAACCCCATCTTGGCCCTGGGTGGCACGGTGTCGGTGCTGCCGGCCTTCGACCCGGCCGAGGTAGTGGGCTTGCTCAGTGACGCGGCGAAGGGATTCACACACTTCTCCGGAGCGCCCGTGATGTATCAGGTCATGGCGGGGGTTCCCGGGTTCGCCGAGGCGGACTTCGGTCACATGCGACACGGTCAGGTCGGCGGCGGGTTCTTGAATTACGACGTCACCAAGGCTTTTTACGAGCGCGGTTGGCCGCTGAGTCCCGGATACGGTGCGACGGAAATGGGGCCCATCGTCAGTGTGATACGGCCTTCGGACACGCTCCGGAAATTCGGTTCGTGCGGTGATCCAGTGCAGTACACCAACATTCGCATTGTCGGGAGCGACGGCCGGGACGTCGCAGTGGGCGAGGCTGGGGAGCTGTGGGCCAACGGACCGGCAGTGACGGCGGGCTATTGGCGCCGGGACTCCGATGATGACGCGGCCTTTCACGGTGATTGGTTTCGGACAGGTGATGCGGTCAAGCGCGACGAAGATGGTTTCTTGACGATGGTCGACCGCTTCAAGGACATGTACAAGTCGGGCGGGGAAAACGTCTATCCGGCGGAGGTGGAGCGCGTGCTCCAGGAGCACGCCGACATCGCCGACGCCGCCGTTATCCCGATCGCAGACGAGCGCTGGGGTGAGGTCGGACGGGCGTTGATCGTGCTGAATCCCGGCGCTGACCTGGACCGCGACGCGTTCGCCGAGTACTGCCGCAGTCGGTTGGCGCGGTACAAGGTGCCGGCGGAGTTCGTGGCGGTGGAGCCTTTTGAGCGCAATGTGACCGGCAAGCTGCCCAAGGCCGATTTGAAGAAGCGGTACGGGTCGCCCGCGTCGAGTGTCCCGGCGCAATGAGTGTCGGCGACCCGGGCGTGCGGTGTTTGGTTAATCTGAAACCACACATTCCCGGAAGGCGAACGGCATGGTAAGGCCCAAGGTCGCGTTGATTTCGCGGCGCAAGGTTCTCGAGGCGGCGCTGACCATCATCGACGAGGACGGTCTGGCGGGCCTGAGTATCCGCCGGCTGGCCGATGTGCTCGGCGTCAACGGCGCGTCGCTCTACCATCACTTCGAGAACAAAGACGAAATTCTGGTTGGTGCAACGGAATTAGCGCTCAGCAAGGTTCGCACGCCCGAGAAGTCGGACGACAACTGGCGGCACTGGCTGTCTCAGAACGCGCGCAATCTCCGAAATGCGTTGCTCGAACACCCCGGACTGGTGCCCCTGGTCGTGTCCAAACGGTCGCTCGGGATGGGCTTTCGGATGCTGGACACATCGGCCGAGCGGTTGATGGCCGAGGGCGTGCCGAGCGCGGCGGTGATGCCCCTGCTCGACGCGCTCGAATTGTTCGCCATCGGCAGCGCCCTGCATGACACGCAAGGCTATTCGCCCGAGGATCAGCACGATATCGACTCCGAGAAGTACCCGGCGCTGGCCAAGGCGATGTCGGAGAGCGGCCTGTCCTCCGAAGAGATCTTCGATCTCGTGACGTCGAGCATCCTGGACGCCATCGACGCGGCGATAAAGGTGCGCCAAGCCAGGTGGCTGCCGGCTGCCCCGGCCGACGGCGAAACTAACGGCCGCGGAAAGCGGGCTTAGCGCCGCCGCGCGAAACCTACCCGGGACTCGACCAGCTTGGTGCGCCGGCGCCGTCGCTAGTCCGCATTTTTCATCGCTTCCGGCGATATTGGTTGATTATTAACGGTTTTCGAGTGCCACGACTCAATGCTGTTTGCGTTACCCCCTGATCCGAAGACGTCTTCGCCGACGCCGTGTGTCTGAAAAATGTGTGACTTGACCCACTGGTGTGCACTATGTATGAATAGTGTGTACATCAACGCCGGGTCGGCTCGCACAGTTCAGGAGCGGGAATGAAAAGAAGCGTTAGCGGTCACGAGCGTGCCGACGTGGTTGTAGTGGGTGCCGGCCACAATGGCCTTACGGCGGCTTGCTATCTCGCAAAGGCCGGGTATGACGTGCTGGTCGTGGAGGCTTCACCGGCGATCGGCGGTATGACCTCCACCTACGCAACAATTCCGGGCGCACCCGATCACCTGGTCAACGAGGGAGCGGTCCAGGCGTCGTTGTTCCGAGCCACCACCATCGAGGCAGACTTGGACCTTGCGCGGTACGGCTTTCGGCAAATCGTCGCCGACCCGCAACACCTGCATCTGGGACCTGACGGCGAGTCACTCGCCATCTGGCGCGATCCGGTCCGCACCGCTGACGAGCTCCGTCGATTCTCGAAAAAGGATGCTCAGGCGTGGCTGGACATGTCCGAAACACTCGACGTGATGATGGACGCGATGCTGGCGTACATGGCCTCGCATCCCACGCGTCCAAGCGTGAAGGAGATGTTGAAGGGTGCGCGAAACATGGCCCGCCACCCGAAAACCAGCATCGCGCTGAGCCGGTATTTTTCGGTATCGCATGCCCAGATCATCGACGAAGCGTTCGAAACGCCGCTCGTGCGAGGCAGTCTCGCGCAGATGCCGACCTTCGACTGGATGCGACGCGATGGAACCGCGTGGGGAATGATCTATGTAGCGCTTGTCCATCGGACGAACTCTTCGCGTTTTGTCGGTGGGACGGGTGCTCTACCAAGCGCTCTCGAAGCGTGCCTGGTCGCCCACGGGGGTCGGGTGCGGACTTCAGCGCCGGTGGAAGAGATCGTTTGCCGAAACGATCGTGTCGTCGGCGTCAAGCTTTGCAGCGGTGAACAGATCCAGGCGAATGCGGTGCTCGCTGCCTGCGACCCGAAGCAGGCGCTCGACCGCCTGTTGCCCAAAGGGACGTTGCCGGCCAAATTGGAGACTGCCGCGGCTCATATCCCGACAACCACAACCGGTGCCGGTCATATGAAGGTTAACGTGGCGCTTCGCGGTCAGCTTCAGCTATCGCGGCATACCGCTTGGCGCAGAGACGGATTGGACCTGCGCAAGCCGGTGACGTGTTGGCACACGTTCGAGGAGCATGTAGCCGGATGGGATCGGGCAGTGCGAGGCGATTGGCCTGAGCGTCAGCCATTTCTCTCGGTGATCCCAACGGCGATCGATCCCACACAAGCGCCCGCGGGCCAGGACACGCTGTGGATTTGGAGCGGCGTCGTACCCAACCAATCCCGTGAACCGTGGGAGAGCGTGCGCGACCGAGTGGGAGACGCAATTCTCGCGGACTGCGCCGATTATTACGACGGGATCGAAGAACTCATCATCGACCACACCGTGCTCACCCCGGGCGACGTCGCAACGCGATTCAACGTCAGCGACGGCAATGTGTACCACGTCGATCCGTCGTTGATGCGCTTTGGCCCGCTTCGGCCTGCACCAGGCTTGGCGGACTACGCGTCTCCAGTCCATGGGCTCTTTCTGGGAGGCGGAGGAATGCACCCGAGCGCAGGCATCTGCGGGCTCCCCGGCCAGCTCGCGGCTCGCACCATGATCGGCAAGCTGCGGAAGGATCGCCTACGCCGATTGCTGCCTGCTCGATCGGCACCGCGATCCGGGTCATCCACCGCGGTAAGCACGCCGAACGTGACCGTCGGCTAGAAAGGGAGTTTCTCGAATGTCGACCATCATCTGGTTCCACGACTCCGGCGCCACCGACAGCGAACGCGTCGGGGGTAAGGGGCTCAACTTGGCCCGACTCTCCGCAGCCGGGTTCAGGGTTCCCCCCGGGTTCACGGTGAGCACCCAGGCGTACACGTCGTTCGCGGTCAGCGTGCAGAGCGAGATCGACGAAATCCTCGACAAGATTGATTTCGCCGATCCGGAGGCCGTCGAAGCCGGGACAAGCCGTATCCGCGCACGTATCCACGCTGCCGATCTGCCTGCCGGATTGGCGTCGGAGCTGGAAAGTGCGTACGCCACGCTTGGCGCGGACACATTCGTGGCCGTGCGTTCGTCGGGAACAGCGGAGGACCTCGCGGACGCGTCGTTCGCCGGCCTGCACGACACCTATCTGAGCATCCGCGGGATAGATGAAGTGATCGCCGCGGTCAAACGCTGCTGGGCCTCAATGTGGAACGCGCGCGCGACCGCTTACCGCAACGACAAGGGCATCGCGCATTCCGAGGCGCGCATTGCGGTTGTCGTGCAGGCTATGGTCGAATCTGAGGTCGCCGGTGTGCTGTTCACCGGTAACCCGCTGACCGCCGCCACCGATGAATTCGTCATCAACGCGAGTTGGGGGCTCGGCGAAGCGGTGGTAGGCGGGCAGGTGAATCCCGATGAATTCACGGTCGATGAACGCGATTTGACGGTGATCAGCAGACAGCTGGGATCCAAGGAACGCAAGTTCGTCCGCGATCACAGCAAGCATTCCGGTGCGGTGGAAGAAACAGTCAACTTCGTCGACCGCGAACGGTTTTGCCTCGAGGACGGGCAGGTTCGCGATCTCGCGCGCCTGGGGCAGCGCGTCCTTGCCTACTACGACGGCATCCCTCAGGACATCGAATGGGCTTATGCCGCAGGGACTTTCTATCTGCTGCAGTCACGGCCGATTACCGGTGTCGACTTCTCCTGGGACGCAGACGTCGACCAGTGGCAGTGGCTGGAATTCGACCGTGAGACCACGTGGACCAGGGCCTGGGCCGATTCGAACTGGACCGGCGCCAAAACGCCGATGTTCTATTCGCTGCGGGCCTACTCGATGACCCGGGGGGAGGAGTTCACCAATCGCCGACGCGGCCTGGAGGACGCCGCCCAAAAGCCGTACCTGCGCTACTACCAAGCCGAGGTCTACTACAACTGCGACCTGGACCGCGAGGTTGTCACGGGCACCACCCCGAAAGCATTCCGGCCCCTGCTGCCGGACTTGAATTTCATCCCGCCGGCGTGGCAGCAAGACGTTCTCAACGCCGACTTCAATATCGTGCAGTGGTTGCAGTTGCAGGCGCGCATCGCATTCCTCGGCGGACAGCACGCCCCCCACAATTGTCAGGTCAAGTGCCGCGAATATATCGCCAGCAGCAGTTGGCACCCGTCGAATCTGCCTGTGCTGACCGAACTGTCGGACGAGGAGTTGAAGGGATACATTCACCGGTTCAACGAGGCCGAGGCGACGTATTGCGAGGACGTCTGGTTTCTGTTTCTGCAGCACGCCCGTGATGCGTTGTGCTTGCTGCCGATTTTGCTGCAAAAGTGGTATGCGGGTGACCCTTTGATTGCGCACGACCTGCTAGCGGGAACCACCCGGCCTTCGCGCACCCTGATCGACAATGCCGCTCTGTGGCGGTTGGCGGAACGAATCCGCACGACGCCCGTACTGCGCAACGCCTTCGACGAGCATGAAGGCCCGGCGTTCTTCGAACACCTCGCCCAACTGCCGGAGGGCAAGGAGTTCCTCGCCAGCTACTCGAAGTTCCTCGAGGACAGCGGATTCCGCGGCCACGCTGATCGGGACCTGATCTTCCCGCGACGGATAGAAGACCCGTGGATCGACTACCGCAATTTCCAGACACTTCTATCGGTCGATGACCCGGTCGATCCGGAGGTCCGCGAGGAAGCGGTGAATGCGCGACGCGAGGCAGCCATCTCGACGGTTGTCGCGGCATTGCGGGAGCAGCCATTCGGCACCCTCAAAGCCGATGCTTTCAAAGCTCTTGTCGCCTACATCCACGATTTCATCGTGTTGCGTGACGACCAGCGTTGGAGCCTCGATCGCCTCACTCTGTCGACGAAGCTGGTGCTGGGCGAGCTTGCGCGTCGGGCCCGCGAACGCGGTCTGCTGGCCGGTGAAGACGATCACTTCTTCCTCACCAAGGACGAGTTCTACGAGGTCCTCGACCAGCGCGCCAGTATGCCGTTGGTACACGCGAAGATCACTGCGCGTCGCCATAACTGGGAACGCAAC
This genomic interval carries:
- a CDS encoding PEP/pyruvate-binding domain-containing protein, with the protein product MSTIIWFHDSGATDSERVGGKGLNLARLSAAGFRVPPGFTVSTQAYTSFAVSVQSEIDEILDKIDFADPEAVEAGTSRIRARIHAADLPAGLASELESAYATLGADTFVAVRSSGTAEDLADASFAGLHDTYLSIRGIDEVIAAVKRCWASMWNARATAYRNDKGIAHSEARIAVVVQAMVESEVAGVLFTGNPLTAATDEFVINASWGLGEAVVGGQVNPDEFTVDERDLTVISRQLGSKERKFVRDHSKHSGAVEETVNFVDRERFCLEDGQVRDLARLGQRVLAYYDGIPQDIEWAYAAGTFYLLQSRPITGVDFSWDADVDQWQWLEFDRETTWTRAWADSNWTGAKTPMFYSLRAYSMTRGEEFTNRRRGLEDAAQKPYLRYYQAEVYYNCDLDREVVTGTTPKAFRPLLPDLNFIPPAWQQDVLNADFNIVQWLQLQARIAFLGGQHAPHNCQVKCREYIASSSWHPSNLPVLTELSDEELKGYIHRFNEAEATYCEDVWFLFLQHARDALCLLPILLQKWYAGDPLIAHDLLAGTTRPSRTLIDNAALWRLAERIRTTPVLRNAFDEHEGPAFFEHLAQLPEGKEFLASYSKFLEDSGFRGHADRDLIFPRRIEDPWIDYRNFQTLLSVDDPVDPEVREEAVNARREAAISTVVAALREQPFGTLKADAFKALVAYIHDFIVLRDDQRWSLDRLTLSTKLVLGELARRARERGLLAGEDDHFFLTKDEFYEVLDQRASMPLVHAKITARRHNWERNENKVANLPLFMRHGRAVDVGVEEVLVGDGPLQGIPTSRGTVTGRARVVRTQKEIGIVRSGEILVCNSTDPGWTPVFVVVGGVVTETGGMLSHASCLSREYGLPAVQIASAMQRIPDGATITVHGDTGQVVIHDADVSAAADSRPLTGEPALALEGVS
- a CDS encoding AMP-binding protein; protein product: MGIEHHATDVVHYHARRRPDRPAIEDVRSGAVHTWRELEDRVAGLAGALADDLGVGRGDRVAVLAANHPWVLILQFACMRIGAMLVPLNFRLAQPELEFCCADSEPAVLVHDAAWADTAARVGAAARVPRLASFGVEDAGYDIVAGAEHSAPRRAAPVVAVTDPVQLIYTSGTTGRPKAAICTHRMLHYQMLNSLDPYELTSDSRYLAVLPFFHAAGLNSMTNPILALGGTVSVLPAFDPAEVVGLLSDAAKGFTHFSGAPVMYQVMAGVPGFAEADFGHMRHGQVGGGFLNYDVTKAFYERGWPLSPGYGATEMGPIVSVIRPSDTLRKFGSCGDPVQYTNIRIVGSDGRDVAVGEAGELWANGPAVTAGYWRRDSDDDAAFHGDWFRTGDAVKRDEDGFLTMVDRFKDMYKSGGENVYPAEVERVLQEHADIADAAVIPIADERWGEVGRALIVLNPGADLDRDAFAEYCRSRLARYKVPAEFVAVEPFERNVTGKLPKADLKKRYGSPASSVPAQ
- a CDS encoding TetR/AcrR family transcriptional regulator, whose protein sequence is MVRPKVALISRRKVLEAALTIIDEDGLAGLSIRRLADVLGVNGASLYHHFENKDEILVGATELALSKVRTPEKSDDNWRHWLSQNARNLRNALLEHPGLVPLVVSKRSLGMGFRMLDTSAERLMAEGVPSAAVMPLLDALELFAIGSALHDTQGYSPEDQHDIDSEKYPALAKAMSESGLSSEEIFDLVTSSILDAIDAAIKVRQARWLPAAPADGETNGRGKRA
- a CDS encoding enoyl-CoA hydratase-related protein — translated: MSITETVDADGVAELVVHHPPANAYTIGDLARLTELLRSYEHREEVRVAVLRADGNGFCAGGDLKEVQSLPGFDGILGQARGSQDSSLAIAECPVPVIGCIHGYCVGVGVLLAGTCDVLIGCAATKFVLAEVDNGATTGGVQALGLLPEKRIRAAMFTCEPIDISELYAYGSVYHVEPTVAATVDRAREIAATIAKKTPRVVRALKQSLNNTAARDLRTLYRQELSYTFELNMLGDASAARQTFLDRTRAGYLDGA
- a CDS encoding phytoene desaturase family protein is translated as MKRSVSGHERADVVVVGAGHNGLTAACYLAKAGYDVLVVEASPAIGGMTSTYATIPGAPDHLVNEGAVQASLFRATTIEADLDLARYGFRQIVADPQHLHLGPDGESLAIWRDPVRTADELRRFSKKDAQAWLDMSETLDVMMDAMLAYMASHPTRPSVKEMLKGARNMARHPKTSIALSRYFSVSHAQIIDEAFETPLVRGSLAQMPTFDWMRRDGTAWGMIYVALVHRTNSSRFVGGTGALPSALEACLVAHGGRVRTSAPVEEIVCRNDRVVGVKLCSGEQIQANAVLAACDPKQALDRLLPKGTLPAKLETAAAHIPTTTTGAGHMKVNVALRGQLQLSRHTAWRRDGLDLRKPVTCWHTFEEHVAGWDRAVRGDWPERQPFLSVIPTAIDPTQAPAGQDTLWIWSGVVPNQSREPWESVRDRVGDAILADCADYYDGIEELIIDHTVLTPGDVATRFNVSDGNVYHVDPSLMRFGPLRPAPGLADYASPVHGLFLGGGGMHPSAGICGLPGQLAARTMIGKLRKDRLRRLLPARSAPRSGSSTAVSTPNVTVG
- a CDS encoding cytochrome P450, with the protein product MDQFDHHSQDFAQHWRGLYADMRQRCPVAHSDRHDGFSVLTRYDDIKKVLADPETFVSGRDLSFGDDVVRGGATVPTNPVRMGMMEMDPPVSQAYRKLLAPLLSRKAIDAYRPRMQEIVSWTIDRVIDSGSVDFVDQIANPLPAMVSLDYFGLSLDKWEQYATTLHKAVYREKGSARDLVALVEDVRATVVERRATAGERGDLVDALLTGEVNGEPLDDEMVTELLFMLLNGGIDTSTALIAHMFGYLGAHPGDRETLIADPDRIPSAIDEMLRYFPPGTGVARTVAKPVEIQGHRFIPGDRVYCAIGGANLDPDIFVHPDEVLLDRENSGKHLSFGFGVHRCLGSFLAPMELTVLLGEVLHRMPDYVVDHEQVRQYPTIPLVNGYLAMPATFTPGPRVLTGFAAALPVRLEPATTA